A genomic window from Halorubrum trapanicum includes:
- a CDS encoding thioredoxin domain-containing protein has translation MSQPTERNRLDGEASPYLQQHADNPVNWQPWGDEAFERAREHDVPVFVSIGYSSCHWCHVMAEESFEDESVASVVNESFVPIKVDREERPDVDSTFMTVCQLVTGGGGWPLSAWCTPEGKPFYVGTYFPPEPRQNHPGFRGLCERIADSWSDPEQREEMKRRADQWAESARDELESVPTPDAGNPDGEGDASPSGEDLLDTAAAAALRGYDEEYGGFGSGGAKFPMPGRIDLLMRAYAGRGRDALLSAATGTLDGMARGGMYDQIGGGFHRYAVDREWTVPHFEKMLYDNAELPMAYLDGYRLSGDPAYARVASESLAFLDRELRHDDGAFFSTLDARSRPPESRRGEDESESAEDEDVEGAFYVWTPEEVDAVLDEPAASLAKERYGIRSGGNFERGTTVPTIAASIEELAAERDLSSDGVREILTEARTTLFDARESRPRPARDEKVLASWNGRAISAFARAGNALGEPHADIAREALDFCRERLHDPDAETGALARRWLDGDVRGPGYLDDYAFLARGALDVYAATGDPEPLGFALELAEDLVDEFYDADDGTIYFTRDLDSEGAAKGGESAGDADTGPLIARPQEFTDRSTPSSLGVAAETLALLDGFRTDGEFREIARRVVRTHADRVRGSPLEHASLVRAADVVETGGIEVTIAADEVPAEWRETLGERYLPGALVAPRPATEDGLDEWLDRLDMTEAPPIWADRDATDGEATAYVCEGFTCSPPRTELDAALEWLETREPSK, from the coding sequence ATGTCACAGCCGACCGAGCGGAACCGCCTCGACGGGGAGGCGAGTCCCTACCTCCAACAGCACGCGGACAACCCCGTTAACTGGCAGCCGTGGGGCGACGAGGCGTTCGAGCGAGCGCGCGAGCACGACGTGCCGGTGTTCGTCTCCATCGGCTACTCCTCGTGTCACTGGTGTCACGTCATGGCGGAGGAGAGCTTCGAGGACGAGTCGGTCGCGAGCGTCGTGAACGAGTCGTTCGTCCCGATCAAGGTCGACCGCGAGGAGCGGCCGGACGTCGACAGCACGTTCATGACCGTCTGCCAGCTCGTCACGGGGGGCGGCGGGTGGCCGCTCTCGGCGTGGTGTACGCCCGAGGGGAAGCCGTTCTACGTCGGGACCTACTTCCCGCCCGAGCCGCGCCAGAATCACCCCGGCTTCCGCGGGCTCTGCGAGCGGATCGCCGACTCCTGGAGCGACCCCGAGCAGCGCGAGGAGATGAAGCGGCGCGCCGACCAGTGGGCCGAGAGCGCGCGCGACGAACTTGAGTCGGTGCCGACGCCGGACGCAGGAAATCCGGACGGTGAAGGCGACGCCTCGCCGTCGGGAGAGGACCTGCTCGACACGGCCGCCGCGGCCGCGCTCCGCGGCTACGACGAGGAGTACGGCGGCTTCGGGAGCGGCGGCGCGAAGTTCCCGATGCCGGGACGGATCGACCTCCTCATGCGCGCGTACGCCGGCCGCGGCCGCGATGCGCTCCTCTCGGCCGCGACGGGGACCCTCGACGGGATGGCCCGCGGCGGGATGTACGACCAGATCGGCGGCGGGTTCCACCGCTACGCGGTCGACCGCGAGTGGACGGTCCCGCACTTCGAGAAGATGCTGTACGACAACGCCGAGCTGCCGATGGCGTACCTCGACGGCTACCGCCTGTCGGGGGACCCCGCGTACGCCCGCGTGGCGAGCGAGTCGCTCGCGTTCCTCGACCGCGAGCTGCGCCACGACGACGGCGCGTTCTTCAGCACGCTCGACGCGCGGAGCCGGCCGCCCGAGAGCCGGCGGGGCGAGGACGAGAGCGAATCCGCCGAGGACGAGGACGTCGAGGGCGCCTTCTACGTCTGGACGCCCGAGGAGGTCGACGCCGTCCTCGACGAGCCGGCGGCGTCGCTCGCGAAGGAGCGGTACGGGATCCGGTCCGGCGGCAACTTCGAGCGCGGCACGACCGTCCCGACGATCGCGGCCTCGATCGAGGAGCTGGCCGCGGAGCGCGACCTCTCGTCCGACGGGGTCCGAGAGATTCTGACCGAGGCCCGAACGACGCTGTTCGACGCGCGGGAGTCGCGGCCGCGGCCCGCCCGCGACGAGAAGGTGTTGGCCTCGTGGAACGGGCGGGCGATCTCAGCGTTCGCGCGGGCCGGGAACGCCCTCGGCGAGCCGCACGCCGACATCGCCCGCGAGGCGCTCGACTTCTGCCGCGAGCGGCTCCACGATCCGGACGCCGAGACCGGCGCGCTCGCCCGGCGCTGGCTCGACGGCGACGTGCGCGGGCCGGGGTACCTCGACGACTACGCGTTCCTCGCGCGCGGCGCGCTCGACGTCTACGCCGCGACCGGCGACCCGGAGCCGCTCGGGTTCGCGCTGGAGTTGGCCGAGGACCTCGTCGACGAGTTCTACGACGCCGACGACGGGACGATCTACTTCACCCGCGACCTCGACAGCGAGGGGGCCGCGAAAGGCGGTGAGAGCGCCGGGGACGCCGACACCGGGCCGCTCATCGCGCGGCCGCAGGAATTCACCGACCGGTCGACGCCGTCGAGCCTCGGCGTCGCGGCCGAGACGCTCGCGCTCCTCGACGGCTTCCGGACCGACGGGGAGTTCCGCGAGATCGCCCGGCGCGTCGTGCGGACCCACGCGGACCGAGTCCGCGGGAGCCCGCTGGAACACGCCTCGCTCGTGCGGGCCGCGGACGTCGTCGAGACCGGCGGTATCGAGGTGACGATCGCCGCCGACGAGGTCCCCGCCGAGTGGCGCGAGACGCTCGGCGAGCGGTACCTGCCGGGCGCCCTCGTCGCGCCGCGCCCGGCCACGGAGGACGGACTCGACGAGTGGCTCGACCGACTCGACATGACGGAGGCGCCGCCGATCTGGGCGGACCGCGACGCGACCGACGGCGAGGCGACCGCCTACGTCTGCGAGGGGTTCACCTGCTCGCCGCCGCGGACCGAGCTCGACGCGGCGCTGGAGTGGTTGGAGACGCGGGAGCCGTCGAAGTAG
- a CDS encoding HAD family hydrolase, translating into MERHDLLYRLYDEFDAETLREHQSFVDLFPPVDSRVALEHWEEASEELDRLKREIRESLPGGATYAEIAAHADREAAFTALDLHARYDRAVNALVLDVDETLRSAGGTDNEIPRETLHVLTELHDAGIPIVICTGQTLENVKGFMIQGLGNELVHSGRFSIVYEAGNGVFTPGHGSRTKRLLYDDLDESVRGTFDAVRSRALPDAPENVRRGCHLQGNEFNVTLKPNFETGGADAEAVIDDGLVHLIDLLGEVVVDRVADGLDADGVDPGDRGAAWARAHYAAADPEIREVIEAADVDDPAETGAVPEPVASLFDRIDVGYYRADAAEISSLELDKVAGVEAALDVLDVRDPFLMVMGDSKSDLRVMEWVAERGMGVSAAPEHATADVLSHVLDRDELVFARGQSAAMLRTVYVLNLLARLE; encoded by the coding sequence ATGGAGCGGCACGACCTCCTCTATCGCCTGTACGACGAGTTCGACGCGGAGACGCTCCGCGAACACCAGTCGTTCGTGGACCTGTTCCCTCCCGTCGACTCGCGGGTGGCGCTGGAGCACTGGGAGGAGGCCAGCGAGGAGCTCGACCGACTGAAACGAGAGATCCGGGAGTCGCTGCCCGGGGGAGCCACCTACGCCGAGATCGCGGCCCACGCCGACCGGGAGGCGGCGTTCACCGCGCTTGACCTCCACGCGCGCTACGACCGCGCCGTCAACGCCCTCGTGTTGGACGTCGACGAGACGCTCCGGTCCGCGGGCGGCACGGACAACGAGATCCCCCGGGAGACGCTCCACGTGCTGACGGAGCTGCACGACGCCGGCATACCGATCGTCATCTGTACCGGCCAGACGCTGGAGAACGTGAAGGGGTTCATGATCCAGGGGCTCGGCAACGAGCTCGTCCACTCCGGGCGCTTCTCGATCGTCTACGAGGCCGGAAACGGCGTGTTCACCCCGGGCCACGGCTCGCGCACGAAGCGTCTGCTGTACGACGACCTCGACGAGTCGGTCCGCGGGACCTTCGACGCGGTGCGGTCGCGGGCCCTCCCGGACGCGCCGGAGAACGTCCGCCGCGGCTGTCACCTCCAGGGAAACGAGTTCAACGTCACCCTGAAGCCCAACTTCGAGACCGGCGGCGCGGACGCCGAGGCCGTGATCGACGACGGGCTCGTCCACCTGATCGACCTGCTCGGCGAGGTCGTCGTCGATCGGGTCGCCGACGGCCTCGACGCGGACGGCGTCGATCCGGGAGACCGCGGCGCCGCGTGGGCGCGCGCCCACTACGCGGCGGCCGACCCCGAGATCCGGGAGGTGATCGAGGCGGCGGACGTCGACGACCCGGCCGAAACCGGCGCGGTTCCGGAGCCGGTCGCGTCGCTGTTCGACCGGATAGACGTCGGCTACTACCGCGCCGACGCCGCGGAGATCAGCTCGCTGGAGCTGGACAAGGTCGCCGGCGTCGAGGCGGCGCTCGACGTGCTCGACGTTCGGGACCCGTTCCTCATGGTGATGGGCGACAGCAAGTCCGACCTCCGGGTGATGGAGTGGGTCGCCGAACGGGGGATGGGCGTCTCGGCGGCCCCCGAACACGCCACCGCGGACGTGCTCTCGCACGTGCTCGACCGCGACGAGCTGGTGTTCGCGCGCGGGCAGTCCGCGGCGATGCTCCGGACCGTTTACGTCCTCAACCTACTGGCTCGCCTCGAGTAA
- a CDS encoding geranylgeranyl reductase family protein encodes MYDFVVVGAGPPGSRFARRAAEAGRDVVAFEKGSVGEPLACSGHVSDDVWEYVPDGARDELLQNLVYGARFHVGGQGSKAYPFYKREPVSNVIDRVGLDRALADCAREAGADVRENHTVVGVEERSERVVVDVKTPAGDVERVEARMVAGCDGPTSRVRRALDLPEPDELLHGVLGFDPEPDAGDFVDVHLTAPTFFAWRIPRDDAGVEYGLAAPPSEDVSGMFDRLTDAYGATTDRRCSGAIPVGPPARTTSDRGFLIGDAAAQTKPFTGGGILYGMRAADVAAAAIDPRDPATLADYESGWRDELATEIRLGKAIRRCYSLPEPIQRVGLRALSGEIGVHMDEPTSFFSASNLRSLFSRGPPPEQKSRGD; translated from the coding sequence ATGTACGATTTCGTCGTCGTGGGCGCGGGCCCGCCGGGCTCCCGGTTCGCCCGGCGCGCGGCCGAGGCCGGCCGCGACGTCGTCGCCTTCGAGAAGGGGTCGGTCGGCGAGCCGCTCGCCTGCTCCGGGCACGTCTCCGACGACGTGTGGGAGTACGTCCCCGACGGCGCCCGCGACGAGCTCCTCCAGAACCTGGTGTACGGCGCTCGCTTCCACGTCGGCGGTCAGGGGTCGAAGGCGTACCCGTTCTACAAGCGGGAGCCGGTGTCGAACGTGATCGACCGCGTCGGCCTCGACCGCGCACTCGCGGACTGCGCGCGCGAGGCCGGCGCCGACGTGCGAGAGAACCACACGGTCGTCGGCGTCGAGGAGCGGTCCGAGCGGGTCGTCGTCGACGTCAAGACGCCCGCGGGCGACGTGGAGCGGGTCGAGGCGCGGATGGTCGCCGGCTGCGACGGGCCGACCTCGCGGGTGCGCCGCGCGCTCGACCTCCCGGAGCCGGACGAACTGCTCCACGGCGTCCTCGGGTTCGATCCGGAGCCGGACGCGGGCGACTTCGTCGACGTCCACCTCACCGCGCCGACGTTCTTCGCGTGGCGGATCCCCCGCGACGACGCGGGCGTCGAGTACGGGTTAGCGGCGCCGCCGAGCGAGGACGTGTCGGGGATGTTCGACCGGCTCACGGACGCGTACGGCGCGACGACCGACCGACGCTGCTCGGGGGCGATCCCCGTGGGCCCGCCGGCCCGGACGACGAGCGACCGCGGCTTCCTGATCGGCGACGCCGCCGCGCAGACGAAGCCGTTCACCGGCGGCGGCATCCTCTACGGGATGCGCGCGGCCGACGTCGCCGCGGCCGCGATCGACCCGCGCGACCCGGCGACGCTCGCCGACTACGAGTCCGGGTGGCGCGACGAGCTCGCCACGGAGATCCGGCTCGGAAAGGCGATCCGGCGGTGTTACTCGCTGCCCGAACCGATTCAGCGGGTCGGGCTGCGGGCGCTGTCGGGCGAGATCGGCGTCCACATGGACGAGCCGACCTCGTTCTTTTCGGCGTCCAACCTGCGGTCGCTGTTCTCGCGGGGGCCCCCGCCGGAACAGAAAAGCCGCGGCGACTGA
- a CDS encoding TRAM domain-containing protein, producing the protein MVEITDSLACLYTGRVESRGDDYVVTVPASEIEHGSVTEGETYRIAVLDRSGPDEGGSASAADGDAASVPDASSSSGEAASDDGQRPTSRGAAGAVQPDPPVSEGEVRDVTIETLGDKGDGIAKIERGYVVIVPDAEPGEEPTVEITSVRENVSFANVVEE; encoded by the coding sequence ATGGTCGAAATCACCGATTCTCTCGCGTGTCTGTACACGGGTCGGGTGGAGTCCCGCGGCGACGACTACGTCGTCACCGTGCCCGCCTCGGAGATCGAACACGGAAGCGTCACCGAGGGGGAAACGTATCGGATCGCCGTCTTAGACCGCTCCGGGCCCGACGAGGGGGGGTCGGCGTCCGCCGCCGACGGCGACGCCGCCTCCGTCCCTGACGCGAGCAGTAGCTCGGGCGAGGCCGCGTCCGACGACGGCCAGCGCCCCACCTCTCGCGGCGCCGCCGGCGCGGTACAGCCGGACCCGCCCGTCTCGGAGGGCGAGGTACGGGACGTGACGATCGAGACCTTGGGCGACAAGGGCGACGGGATCGCGAAGATCGAGCGCGGCTACGTCGTCATCGTCCCGGACGCCGAGCCCGGCGAGGAGCCGACCGTCGAGATCACGAGCGTCCGCGAGAACGTCTCGTTCGCGAACGTCGTCGAGGAGTAG
- a CDS encoding mandelate racemase/muconate lactonizing enzyme family protein: MSRNYESLHDPNAEYTMRELSAETMGTTGTRGGGRDVEITDVQTTMVDGNFPWTLVRVYTDAGVVGTGEAYWGAGVPELIERMKPFVVGENPLDIDRLYEHLIQKMSGEGSVEGVTVSAISGIEVALHDVAGKILDVPAYQLLGGKYRDKMRVYCDCHTEEEADPEACADEAERVVDELGYDALKFDLDVPSGFEKDRANRHLRPGEIRHKAEIVEKVTERVKDKADVSFDCHWTFSGGSAKRLADAIEEYDVWWLEDPVPPENLEVQEEVTKNTTTPITVGENRYRVTELRRLIENQAVDIVAPDLPKVGGMRETRKIADVANQYYVPVAMHNVASPVATMAAAHVGTSIPNSLAIEYHSYELGWWEDLVEEDVIEDGYIEVPEKPGLGLTLDMDTVEEHMVDGETLFD; encoded by the coding sequence ATGAGCCGTAACTACGAGTCGCTCCACGACCCGAACGCGGAGTACACGATGCGGGAGCTCTCCGCCGAGACGATGGGGACCACCGGAACGCGCGGCGGCGGCCGCGACGTCGAGATCACGGACGTCCAGACGACGATGGTCGACGGGAACTTCCCGTGGACGCTCGTTCGCGTCTACACCGACGCGGGCGTCGTCGGCACCGGTGAGGCCTACTGGGGCGCCGGCGTGCCCGAACTCATCGAGCGGATGAAGCCGTTCGTCGTCGGCGAGAACCCGCTCGACATCGACCGCCTCTACGAGCACCTCATCCAGAAGATGTCCGGCGAGGGCTCCGTCGAGGGCGTCACCGTCTCGGCCATCTCCGGCATCGAGGTCGCGCTCCACGACGTCGCCGGCAAGATCCTCGACGTCCCCGCCTACCAGCTGCTCGGCGGCAAGTACCGCGACAAGATGCGCGTCTACTGCGACTGCCACACCGAGGAGGAGGCCGATCCCGAGGCGTGCGCCGACGAGGCCGAGCGCGTCGTCGACGAGTTGGGCTACGACGCCCTGAAGTTCGACCTCGACGTGCCGAGCGGCTTCGAGAAGGACCGCGCGAACCGCCACCTCCGCCCCGGCGAGATCCGGCACAAGGCGGAGATCGTGGAGAAGGTCACCGAGCGCGTGAAGGACAAGGCCGACGTCTCCTTCGACTGCCACTGGACGTTCTCGGGCGGCTCCGCGAAGCGCCTCGCGGACGCCATCGAGGAGTACGACGTGTGGTGGCTCGAAGACCCCGTCCCGCCGGAGAACCTCGAGGTCCAGGAGGAGGTCACGAAGAACACGACCACGCCGATCACGGTCGGCGAGAACCGCTACCGCGTCACCGAACTGCGCCGCCTCATCGAGAACCAGGCGGTCGACATCGTCGCGCCCGACCTACCGAAGGTCGGCGGCATGCGCGAGACCCGCAAGATCGCGGACGTGGCGAACCAGTACTACGTCCCGGTCGCGATGCACAACGTCGCCTCGCCGGTCGCGACGATGGCGGCGGCACACGTCGGCACCTCGATCCCGAACTCGCTCGCGATCGAGTACCACTCCTACGAGCTCGGCTGGTGGGAGGACCTCGTCGAGGAGGACGTCATCGAGGACGGCTACATCGAGGTGCCCGAGAAGCCGGGCCTCGGCCTCACGCTCGACATGGACACCGTCGAGGAGCACATGGTCGACGGCGAGACGTTGTTCGACTGA
- a CDS encoding PHP domain-containing protein — protein sequence MYDYHAHTNYSDGAFLRWMVDAAADAGLDGIGLADHCNVSPEPSARRYKRALGFNLDLTYERRREAIEAVRGDVDIDVFDAVEMDYDPAHEDAIAEFLDDAGFDYAVGSVHELDGANVHTRSHFADKPESERRELVDRYFEKLVSLVESELFAVAAHPDLIERNPHLRGFATEDHYAAVADALRSSRTAPEINAGRLLDDYGEFHPAPAFLDRLVDAGTGATVGTDSHEPDEIAPRAREVEAELDRRGLEPLRIGEIVSDSRTSGE from the coding sequence GTGTACGACTACCACGCCCACACGAACTACTCGGACGGGGCGTTCCTCCGGTGGATGGTCGACGCGGCCGCGGACGCCGGACTCGACGGGATCGGGCTCGCCGACCACTGTAACGTCTCGCCGGAGCCGAGCGCGCGGCGCTACAAGCGCGCGTTGGGGTTCAACCTCGACCTGACGTACGAGCGGCGCCGCGAGGCGATCGAGGCGGTCCGCGGGGACGTCGACATCGACGTGTTCGACGCCGTCGAGATGGACTACGACCCCGCCCACGAGGACGCGATCGCGGAGTTCCTCGACGACGCCGGCTTCGATTACGCCGTCGGCAGCGTCCACGAACTCGACGGCGCGAACGTCCACACGCGCTCGCACTTCGCGGACAAGCCGGAGTCCGAGCGGCGCGAACTGGTCGACCGCTACTTCGAGAAGCTCGTTTCGCTCGTCGAGTCGGAGCTGTTCGCGGTCGCCGCGCACCCGGACCTGATCGAGCGCAACCCGCACCTCCGCGGGTTCGCGACCGAGGACCACTACGCCGCGGTCGCCGACGCCCTCCGGAGCTCGCGGACCGCCCCGGAGATCAACGCCGGACGCCTGCTCGACGACTACGGGGAGTTCCACCCGGCGCCCGCGTTCCTCGACCGTCTCGTCGACGCGGGGACCGGGGCGACCGTCGGGACCGACAGCCACGAACCGGACGAGATTGCGCCCCGAGCGCGGGAGGTCGAGGCCGAACTCGACCGGCGCGGGTTGGAGCCGCTGCGGATCGGTGAAATCGTTTCGGACTCCAGAACAAGTGGGGAATAG
- a CDS encoding peroxidase family protein — MDGDDRPLAGRVVVGERRGGDGDRIGYWTTDDDGGFVLEADGGVDVDDVSFTVRNPAGGGDAEPVRRRDRPEGNETTLRLMVNAHSVAIHGGTEHRGMNDAACTAAGPVRSHRFHTQFPGLDPYERDEDLLRTLGGADGEAGAPMMESPDDPVGDAETPAGYGIFGQFVDHDVTFDPTSDIDRRNDPAALRNFRTPALDLDSLYRTNAEAAPFLYDHETDERKLLTGQAAAPDAQDGGGLSGLPGTDLQRNEQGVAVIGDPRNDENVVVSQLQLAFVNFHNRVVDHLRGPGSDLVEEGESVLEAAQRLVRWHYQWVVRHDFLPRICDRYVLDDIEERGRQHFVPPGRTPAIPVEFGGAAYRFGHSMIRNAFDVNDEVGEVPLFPTGAGDGRNLRGGRPVPSDLVVDWSRLLDTGDGDYQPARKIDSRLAPTLFDLPISGDSSLAVRNLRRAKALGISSGQDVAARMGYDPIRNEAFGEDSPIMRTLRTHGRGADPHAPLWYYVLAEAEHQQDGERLGAVGSRIVAETLIGLLEADESAYPNAAPDDWEPSLPQPTPTEGYTLADVTAFAAEAEPDGLVIHAVDAGPGSGVGDGSGGPLDESVTLRNAADDPIDLTGYVVDLDGQRDDLPGATLGPDETLTVHVGSGTDTATDHYLGRSAPALDDEGEVVTVYGPDGERSTRRRYVG, encoded by the coding sequence GTGGACGGCGACGACCGGCCGCTGGCGGGTCGGGTCGTGGTCGGCGAGCGGCGGGGCGGCGACGGGGACCGGATCGGCTACTGGACCACGGACGACGACGGGGGGTTCGTCCTCGAGGCGGACGGCGGCGTCGACGTCGACGACGTCTCGTTCACGGTGCGGAACCCCGCCGGCGGGGGCGATGCGGAGCCGGTCCGACGGCGAGACCGGCCGGAGGGGAACGAGACGACGCTTCGCCTAATGGTGAACGCGCACAGCGTCGCGATCCACGGTGGAACCGAACACCGGGGGATGAACGACGCGGCGTGTACCGCCGCCGGGCCGGTCAGGAGCCACCGGTTCCACACGCAGTTCCCGGGGCTCGACCCGTACGAGCGCGACGAGGACCTGCTCCGGACGCTCGGCGGCGCCGACGGCGAGGCGGGCGCGCCGATGATGGAGTCGCCCGACGACCCGGTCGGCGACGCCGAGACCCCTGCCGGCTACGGGATCTTCGGCCAGTTCGTCGACCACGACGTCACGTTCGACCCGACCTCCGACATCGACCGGCGCAACGACCCGGCGGCGCTGCGGAACTTCCGCACCCCGGCGCTCGACCTCGACTCGCTGTACCGGACGAACGCCGAGGCGGCGCCGTTCCTCTACGACCACGAGACGGACGAGCGCAAGCTGCTCACCGGTCAGGCGGCCGCGCCCGACGCCCAGGACGGCGGGGGGCTCTCGGGGCTCCCCGGGACCGACCTCCAGCGGAACGAACAGGGGGTCGCGGTGATCGGCGACCCGCGAAACGACGAGAACGTGGTCGTCTCCCAGCTTCAGCTCGCGTTCGTCAACTTCCACAACCGCGTCGTCGACCACCTCCGCGGCCCGGGCTCCGACCTCGTCGAGGAGGGCGAGTCCGTCCTCGAAGCGGCGCAGCGGCTCGTCAGGTGGCACTACCAGTGGGTCGTGCGACACGACTTCCTGCCGCGGATCTGCGATCGGTACGTCCTCGACGACATCGAGGAGCGCGGCCGGCAGCATTTCGTCCCGCCGGGGCGCACCCCGGCGATCCCCGTCGAGTTCGGCGGCGCCGCCTACCGCTTCGGCCACAGCATGATCCGGAACGCGTTCGACGTCAACGACGAGGTCGGCGAGGTGCCGCTGTTCCCGACCGGGGCGGGAGACGGTCGGAACCTCCGCGGCGGGCGGCCGGTCCCGAGCGACCTCGTCGTCGACTGGTCGCGCCTGTTGGACACCGGCGACGGCGACTACCAGCCCGCGCGGAAGATAGACTCCCGGCTCGCGCCGACGCTGTTCGACCTGCCGATATCGGGCGACTCCTCGCTCGCCGTCCGGAATCTCCGCCGCGCGAAGGCGCTGGGCATCTCCTCCGGGCAGGACGTCGCAGCGCGGATGGGGTACGACCCGATCCGCAACGAGGCGTTCGGCGAGGACTCGCCGATCATGCGGACGCTCCGGACGCACGGCCGCGGCGCCGACCCGCACGCGCCCCTGTGGTACTACGTGCTCGCGGAGGCCGAGCACCAGCAGGACGGCGAGCGCCTCGGCGCGGTCGGCAGCCGGATCGTCGCCGAGACGCTCATCGGGCTGCTCGAGGCCGACGAGAGCGCCTACCCGAACGCCGCGCCCGACGACTGGGAGCCGAGCCTCCCGCAGCCGACCCCGACCGAGGGGTACACGCTCGCCGACGTCACGGCGTTCGCGGCGGAGGCGGAGCCCGACGGGCTCGTGATCCACGCCGTCGACGCGGGGCCGGGCAGCGGCGTCGGCGACGGATCGGGCGGCCCCCTCGACGAGTCGGTGACGCTGCGCAACGCCGCGGACGACCCGATCGACCTGACCGGGTACGTCGTCGACCTCGACGGCCAGCGCGACGACCTCCCCGGCGCGACGCTCGGCCCGGACGAGACCCTCACCGTTCACGTCGGCTCGGGGACGGACACGGCGACCGACCACTACCTCGGACGAAGCGCACCCGCGCTCGACGACGAGGGCGAGGTCGTCACGGTCTACGGACCCGACGGCGAGCGCTCGACGCGACGGCGCTACGTCGGCTGA
- a CDS encoding MFS transporter, which produces MNWRYRHTVLTLCMLAFFVTYFARLAISPVVPLIIDDFEVSNTAVGVALSGMWFAYGLSQFPSGILADRFGERRVILVAVGGTTATSLLLAVVPVFPAFVLAAVFLGLAAGLHYAVATTLLSRTFDDLGTAVGIHSLGGPLAGLVAPVAATWVGVRHGWRPGVALAALVGVPIFVLFARRVRPTEPRRPDQPVAERLRLGPLLELVGRREILVPLAVATLGTYVAQGVISFLPTFLVELRGYSPAFAGGVFSAFFVVRAGAQVGLGRLSDRLGRDASIAAALSGGALGLGGLVALPDLVELPTAVGLPALPTLAGLGVAVFLAGLGSSFFSAIDPRFMDALGDAERGAGFGLIRTVYTVIGSAGSVGVGLVADLFGWAASFAVIAGMSGVAFLVISANALVGEGR; this is translated from the coding sequence GTGAACTGGCGCTACCGCCACACGGTGTTGACGCTGTGTATGCTCGCCTTCTTCGTGACCTATTTCGCCCGGCTGGCGATCAGCCCGGTCGTCCCCCTCATCATCGACGACTTCGAGGTCTCGAACACGGCGGTCGGCGTCGCGCTCTCGGGGATGTGGTTCGCCTACGGCCTCTCGCAGTTCCCGAGCGGCATCCTCGCCGACCGGTTCGGCGAGCGACGCGTCATCCTCGTCGCGGTCGGGGGAACGACCGCGACGAGCCTCCTGCTCGCCGTCGTGCCCGTCTTCCCCGCGTTCGTGCTGGCGGCGGTGTTCCTCGGGCTCGCGGCGGGGCTCCACTACGCGGTGGCGACCACGCTGCTCTCGCGGACGTTCGACGACCTCGGCACCGCGGTCGGGATCCACTCGCTCGGCGGCCCGCTGGCGGGACTCGTCGCGCCGGTCGCGGCGACGTGGGTCGGCGTCCGCCACGGCTGGCGGCCCGGCGTCGCGCTCGCCGCGCTGGTCGGCGTCCCCATCTTCGTCCTGTTCGCGCGGCGAGTCCGTCCGACCGAGCCGCGGCGCCCGGACCAGCCGGTTGCGGAGCGGCTCAGGCTCGGGCCTCTGCTCGAACTCGTCGGGCGCCGCGAGATCCTCGTCCCGCTCGCGGTCGCGACGCTCGGGACGTACGTCGCGCAGGGCGTCATCTCCTTTCTGCCGACGTTCCTCGTCGAGCTTCGGGGGTACTCGCCCGCGTTCGCCGGCGGCGTCTTCTCCGCGTTCTTCGTCGTCCGCGCCGGGGCGCAGGTCGGGCTCGGCCGGCTCTCCGACCGGCTGGGCCGCGACGCGAGCATCGCCGCGGCGCTCTCCGGCGGGGCGCTCGGCCTCGGGGGGCTGGTCGCGCTCCCCGACCTCGTCGAACTCCCGACCGCGGTCGGGCTGCCGGCGCTCCCGACGCTCGCCGGCCTCGGAGTCGCCGTGTTCCTCGCCGGCCTCGGCTCCTCGTTCTTCTCGGCGATCGACCCGCGCTTCATGGACGCGCTCGGCGACGCGGAGCGCGGCGCCGGCTTCGGGCTGATCCGAACCGTCTACACGGTGATCGGCTCGGCCGGCTCCGTCGGCGTCGGCCTCGTCGCGGACCTCTTCGGCTGGGCGGCGTCGTTCGCGGTCATCGCCGGGATGTCAGGGGTCGCGTTCCTCGTCATCTCCGCGAACGCGCTCGTCGGCGAGGGGCGGTGA